One region of Tamandua tetradactyla isolate mTamTet1 chromosome 6, mTamTet1.pri, whole genome shotgun sequence genomic DNA includes:
- the LOC143686159 gene encoding olfactory receptor 5M5-like: MLLPKKMVRGNSTLVTEFVLLGLTDHPKLQPILFMLFLVIYLITVGGNLGILVLIRIDLRLHTPMHFFLASLSCLDLCYSTNVTPKMLVNILSEKKTISYAACLVQCYFFIAMVITEFYMLAVMAYDRYMAICNPLLYRSKISKQVCIQLIAGPYVYGFLSGLMEIMWTYRLTFCGSNIINHFYCADPPLIQLSCSNTFIKETSMFVVAGFNLSNSLLIILISYIFILIAILRMHSVESRYKACSTCGSHLVAVTVFYGTLFCMYLRPPTDRSVEQSKIIAVFYTFVSPMLNPIIYSLRNKDVKQAFWKLTMTNVLSK; the protein is encoded by the coding sequence ATGCTGTTACCTAAGAAAATGGTCAGAGGAAATTCCACCTTGGTGACTGAATTTGTTCTCTTGGGATTGACGGATCATCCAAAGCTTCAGCCCATCCTCTTCATGCTGTTTCTGGTGATCTACTTGATCACTGTTGGGGGTAACCTTGGGATACTGGTTTTGATCAGAATAGATTTACGTCTCCACACACCCATGCACTTCTTTCTTGCCAGTTTATCCTGCCTGGACTTGTGCTATTCCACTAATGTGACTCCCAAAATGTTGGTGAACATCTTATCAGAGAAGAAAACCATTTCTTATGCTGCTTGCTTGGTCCAGTGTTATTTTTTCATTGCCATGGTGATTACTGAATTTTATATGTTAGCTGTGATGGCCTATGATAGATATATGGCAATTTGTAACCCGTTGCTTTACAGAAGCAAGATATCCAAACAGGTGTGTATTCAGTTGATTGCTGGACCATATGTCTATGGGTTTCTTAGTGGCCTGATGGAAATCATGTGGACATATCGCTTGACCTTCTGTGGTTCTAACATCATCAACCACTTCTATTGTGCTGACCCACCTCTCATCCAACTCTCCTGTTCTAACACTTTCATTAAGGAAACCTCCATGTTTGTGGTAGCAGGATTTAACCTCTCCAactcccttctcatcatcctcaTCTCCTACATCTTCATCCTCATAGCCATCTTGAGGATGCATTCTGTTGAAAGCAGGTACAAAGCTTGTTCTACCTGTGGGTCTCACCTGGTGGCAGTGACTGTGTTTTATGGGACCCTGTTCTGCATGTATCTCAGACCTCCCACAGACAGATCAGTGGAGCAATCCAAAATCATTGCTGTTTTCTATACCTTTGTAAGCCCTATGCTGAACCCCATCATTTACAGTCTGAGGAACAAGGATGTGAAACAAGCGTTTTGgaaactgaccatgacaaatgTGCTTTCAAAATAG